The proteins below are encoded in one region of Zerene cesonia ecotype Mississippi chromosome 10, Zerene_cesonia_1.1, whole genome shotgun sequence:
- the LOC119829438 gene encoding 28S ribosomal protein S31, mitochondrial — MLLSRLRFRAEFRILTRCLSEKPPEHDAKIPEIKSKNNESKDDSSTEKIQALLKQMLAEPRISQKEYSEKFTVAPERKKREPDVIESNTEQIEENITKAAGDVAQAIGGDVKQTEAELLSRVLGKINQTSTTLSDLLVGMKVDRTKESAKEAMPETRGQQVKRMVSKAAQSKPQKQYERRQPADGEWRMQRKETATPISINIFSGEPLGIFKPSEANYGTKLDVWEQLNQRELTLATSQPPANYFEKMILWTEQGKVWKFPINNEQGMEEEENVHFSEHVFLETHLEGWCPTRGPIRHFMELVCVGLSKNAFYTVQEKKDHIMWYKEYFESKKDLLNEVGVWDVKPTPELSAQ; from the exons ATGTTGCTCAGCAG gtTGCGATTTAGGGCAGAATTCCGGATACTTACTCGTTGCTTATCAGAAAAGCCTCCTGAACACGATGCAAAGATTCCCgaaataaaatcgaaaaaCAATGAGTCCAAAGATGATTCAAGTACTGAGAAAATTCAGGCGCTCTTAAAACAAATGTTGGCTGAACCAAGAATATCTCAAAAAGAATACAGCGAAAAGTTTACAGTCGCACCTGAAAGGAAGAAACGTGAACCTGATGTGATAGAATCTAACACAGAACAAATAG AAGAGAATATAACTAAAGCAGCAGGGGATGTGGCTCAAGCAATTGGTGGTGATGTAAAGCAAACTGAAGCAGAATTGCTGTCGAGAGTACTCGGAAAGATAAACCAGACATCAACAACATTAAG TGATCTTCTAGTGGGCATGAAGGTGGACCGGACCAAGGAAAGTGCAAAGGAAGCAATGCCGGAAACAAGAGGTCAGCAAGTGAAGCGAATGGTCAGTAAAGCAGCACAGAGCAAACCACAAAAACAATATGAGAGAAGACAACCTGCAGATGGCGAATGGAGAATGCAGAGGAAAGA aacaGCAACACCAATCAGTATCAACATTTTTAGTGGGGAGCCATTAGGTATTTTCAAACCCAGTGAAGCAAACTATGGTACAAAATTGGATGTATGGGAACAACTAAATCAAAGAGAACTGACCCTAGCCACTTCTCAACCACCAGCTAATTATTTTGAGAAGATGATACTGTGGACTGAACAAGGCAAAGTCTGGAAGTTTCCCATTAATAATGAACAag GAATGGAGGAAGAGGAAAATGTACATTTCTCTGAACATGTGTTCTTAGAGACCCACTTGGAAGGCTGGTGTCCTACCCGAGGTCCCATCAGACATTTCATGGAGCTAGTGTGTGTGGGTCTCTCCAAGAATGCCTTCTACACAGTACAAGAGAAGAAAGACCATATAATGTGGTATAAGGAATACTTCGAATCAAAGAAGGACTTATTAAACGAAGTTGGGGTATGGGATGTAAAGCCAACGCCTGAATTGTCGGCGCAGTGA